The window TATACCTGTGTCAACACCAGGTTTGCCCCAAAATGGTGGAAGGCCAGGCTTAGGCCTTCAGAGTTATCAAATGTACTTGTATCAAAATGGCGGCACCCTATATAAAGAAAAAGGCATGTCGTCAGCTCTTAATCAAGAAGCAGCTATTGCGTCTTTTAAAAAATGGACTGCGTTATTTACCAATTACAAGTTACCCATTGAGTATAATTTTTTTAATCGGTTTAGGATTGGAGAAGTGCCCATTGGTATTTCTGATTTTACAGTATACAATCAGCTTGCAGTGGCAGCACCAGAAATCAGAGGTTTGTGGGAATTTATTCCCATACCAGGAACTCGGAAAGAGGATGGCACCATTGACCGTTCCACTGGTAGTAATGGGCAAACATGCATCATGTTAAAAAGCTCTCAATACAAAGAAGAGGCATGGGCATTCATGAAATGGTGGACCAGTGCCGATGCACAGATTCGTTATGCAAGAGAGATGGAATCCATCATGGGTGCGGCCGCAAGATACCCGACAGCTAATGTGGAAGCCCTAAAGCAATTACCTTGGCCATATAAAGATTACGTAAGCCTTAGTCAACAGTGGGAATGGGTAAAAGGTGTACCAGAAGTCCCAGGCGGATATTTTACACCGCGACATATGGATAATGCTTTTCGATCCGTCTTATACGAAGGTGAAGACCCAAGGGAAACGTTATTGGATTATGTGTTGATAATCAATCAGGAAATTGATACAAAACGAAAAGAATTTGGCTTAGAACTTGATCCAGATCGTTATGAAAATAAAGAGGTGACAGAATGAAGTGGGCTGAAACAAGTGTAAAAAATAATGGAACAGCATTGAATAAGAGAAAGAATCGATTGAAAGCATTATTGACAGAAATCTATAAACACCGAGTTGCCTACTTTCTAGTAGCACCTTTTGCAGCAGTATTCATTACCTTTACGATTATCCCAGTTCTCATGTCCATTGGATTGAGCTTTACCTATTTCAATATGCTAGAAGCACCTAAGTTTATCGGATTTGAGAATTATCGCAACCTATTCCTAGTGGATGATATCTTTCTCACATCTGTTAGAAATACCTTTGTGCTTGCTATCGTCACAGGACCCATTGGCTATATGGCAGCCTTATTATGTGCTTGGTTTATTAATGAATTACCGCCTAAAATAAGGGCATTTATGGTTCTGGTATTCTATGCACCATCCATATCCGGTTCTGTGTACCTTATATGGGGCGTTGTGTTCAGTGGCGATGCATATGGCTATTTGAATGGGTTCCTACTGGATTTTGGACTGATCAATGAACCCAGCAAATGGTTATCAGACCCGGCTTATATGATGTCCTCCATTATTGTTGTTGTGCTTTGGATGAGTCTAGGGGCTGGCTTCTTAGCTTTTATAGCGGGCTTGCAAGGTGTGGATAAAACCATGTATGAAGCAGGTTATGTGGATGGTATCCGTAATCGTTGGCAAGAATTATGGTACATTACACTTCCAGCTATGCGTCCACAACTGATGTTTGGAGCCATTATGTCTGTGACAACATCCTTTGCTATTGCAGACCAGACAGCTCAATTGTGTGGTCTGCCAAGTACAGATTATGCCGTGCATACGGTGGTTAACCATTTACAAGATTATGGCCAGCAGCGATTTGAAATGGGCTATGCATCAGCCATAGCAACCATACTCTTTATCATCATGATTTTATCCAACAAAGGCATACAGAATCTATTGAAGAAAGTGGGGCGGTAACATGGGGAGAAAAAAACATAAGCTAAAGCATAGTATCCGTAAGGTACTAAAAAAAAGAGCACCCAATCGCTCCTTGTTAGGGGATGTGTTTATACTGATTATGCTTCTTGCCATTGGTGCATTTTTAGCGCTGCCACTGGTGCTTGTTATCAGTAATGCCTTTAAGCCCTTGGATGAGATCTTTTTATTTCCACCTCGATTTTTTGTCAGAAATCCCACCATGAATAATTTTCGGGATTTACTGGTTTTAATGAGTAATTCATGGGTACCCTTTACCCGATATTTTTTCAACACCATCTTTATGACAGCCGTTGGAACAGCAGGTCATGTGATTGTAGCTTCCATGGCAGCCTATGCCTTGGAGAAACATGGTTTTCCAGGAAGTAAAACATTTTTCAAGATTATCATTACCACTTTGATGTTTTCACCGGTGGTGACAGCTATTCCCAATTACTTGACCATGTCAAAAATTGGCTTTCTAGACAGTTATTTATCCATCATTATACCTGCATTTGGCTTTCCATTAGGGCTTTTTCTTATGAAGCAATTCATGGTCAATGTGCCAAATTCATTAATTGAATCGGCTAGATTAGATGGGGCCAGCGAATGGAAGATTCTATGGAAGGTGGTCATGCCAATGGTAAAACCAGCCTGGTTAACATTGGTCATCTTCTCTTTCCAAGGCTTATGGAACGCAACTGGCGGTACTTATATCTACAGTGAAGAACTAAAAACATTACCCTACGCCTTGAACCAAATACGCCTTGGCGGAATAGCAAGGCAGGGAACAGGAGCAGCCGTTCAACTTCTTATGTTGATTGTTCCAGTCACCATGTTTATCATTACACAAAGTAATATTATTGAAACCATGGCCAGCTCTGGACTAAAAGAATAAAGGAGGGATGACAATGAAGCGGATATCATCATTTGCCCTGTCTGTATTCTTATTGTTTGTTAACAGCCCAGCTACCTTTGCTGAGGCACCCTATGACAGCTATACCTATGATTACTATGGTCGGGTTGTACCGTCTCCAGACCCTTATACACCTAGCCGAATAATCAATGGTGAAGGTCTAGGGATTGGAAAACTGAGTGGACCGAAAGACATCTTCGTGTCCAGGCAGTCTGACATCTACATTGTGGATACAGGGAACAACCGCATTATTATAACAGACCGTCACTGGAACCTGCTTCGGGTGATTGACGGCTTTTATCACAATGGTGAATGGGATACATTCAACAATCCAGGTGGTATTTTTGTCACAAAAAATAACCATATATATGTTGCAGATACAACGAATCAAAGAATTGTTGAACTGGATGAAGAAGGAAATCTTGTGCGCATTATTGGACGACCAGAGTCTGAAATTTTGGATGAGAATTTTCTATATATGCCCACTTCTTTGGTGTTAGACAGTGCAGGAAGGATATATGTGATCGGTTTAAGTGTGAATCAAGGTATCATTGAGCTGAATTCGGATGGTGAATTTAGCGGTTTTATAGGGGCAAGCAAGGTAACCCCCAGTGTCAGTGATATTATCTGGAAAAGAATTTCAACCCAAGAGCAAAGAAAAAGAATGATTGCATTTGTACCAACAGAGTACAACAACATAGCCATTGATACAAAAGGCTTCTTGTATACCGTGACAAGTACACTGGATGAGAAAGTCCTAGGGGCTGCCATTGCAAGTCGAAGTTCAAACGACACAGGCGCACCCATTAAGAAACTCAACCTCCAAGGCAGCGACGTGATGCGAAGAAAAGGATCTTTTTTACCTGCTGGGGATATTGCTTATCCACCCAGTATAATTCCTAACTTTAAATACACAGGGCCATCAAGATTAGTGGATGTATGTGTGGAAGCATTTGGCGGTTATACCGTACTGGACAGCAATCGAGGGCATGTGTTTACATATGATGGCGATGGCAATCTTATGTATGCTTTTGGTGCTCCTGGTGAAACCAAAGGCACCTTTCGCTTACCCATTGCAATTGAGGTCTTAGATAACCGCATGTTTGTGGTGGATATGGGCTCAAACAATATCACAGAATTTCAGGTAACAGACTATGGCAGCATGGTGAAAGAGGCTATTGCCCATCATCACGAAGGACTTTATGAAGAAGCAACACATAAATGGTATCAGGTCTTAAAGAAGAATGCCAACTCTGAACTTGCCTATACGGGTATTGGCAAAGCTTTTCTAAGAAAAGGTGACTATGGAGAAGCCCTTAGATACTTCAAATTAGGTCATAACAAAATATACTACTCTAAGGCATTTAAGTATTATCGAAGAGAGGTTCTTAGTGAAAATTTTAATGGGATCATGGTTGTTGTACTATTGCTCAGTATTGGCATCTATGTCAGGATACGGTATAAAAAGCGCAAAGGAGTGAAGTCATGAAAGCTTTAAGAGAAAAATTATCTTACACCACCTATTTAATTTTTCACCCCTTTGATGCTTTCTGGGATCTAAAACATGAGAAGCGGGGGAGTTTATCAGCAGGTCTTGTCATACTACTTATTGTGGCTATCCAGCAAGGCTTGAATAATCAATACACGGGCTTTATTTTTAATAATAGGAACGTCAAACACGTCTCTATGTTAGTCTCCATGACTTCCATTATTGCACCCTTGTTGTTGTGGTGTATCTCTAATTGGTGCCTGTCATCGGTGATGGAAGGTGAGGGCAGTTTTAAAGATATTGTCATGTACACCACCTATGCTCTTTCACCACTGCTGTTTATGAATATACCCATATTGCTGCTGAGTAATGTACTTGTCCGTGAAGAGGCATCTGTACTGGTTGTTCTTACAGGTGTAGCTAATGTCTGGACAGTTGGGCTCATCCTCGTTGCCACCATGATGGTCCACAATTACACCATGTTACGTACGCTTATCACCTCTGTTTTTATTGTTGTTGGTATGGGGCTCATTATATTTGTCGGTTTATTATTTTTTAGTCTTGGTCAGAAAATATTTGAGTTTATTGTTTCGGTTTACAAAGAAATTCTACTTCGGATGTAGGGAAAGGAAGGCCTATGAAGCATACACAATACAATTGTAAGCCACGAAAACCTATCATGATAGCCATGTTTGTCATTTTCCTAGGGTTGATGTTGATGGTAACAGGATGTGCCAGTAAGCGTCATGGTGAAACGGTTACAACCTGGCGTGTTAACGAAGCAGAACTGCTTCAAGTAGGCGAGCACACAAGTAAATCCTTTAAAACGGTCATGGAGAATGAACGCTATCGTCTCTTGTTCAAAGAAAGTTCAGCAGAGATTGCCATTGAACATATAAAAGAGGGGTACATTTGGTATTCTAACCCACAAAACATTGAGGATGATACCATTGCAAATAAGGTGAATAAAGGTGAATTGGCAGCTCAAATGATTATTAAATATTTTACGCCTATGAACAAATTAGCCATCATGAATACCTATACAGATGCGGTGGAAGCTTCTCAATACGCTTTTGAATATACGGATTCAGGTGTAAAAGTGACGTATTCCATTGGTATTCAGCCTAGAAAATGGCTCATGCCAAAGGTGGTCAGTCAGGAGCGTTTTGAGAACGATATACTACCATCTATTGAGGAAGCAAAAGACCAAAAGTATGTGAAATCACGGTATACTTTAATTGAGTTAGCCAAACTTGATGGGGATATTAAAAAAGAAATGCTTGAAGCGTATCCTATTCTTGAAAAACACAATGTATATCTATTACGGGATGTTAATGACAGGATCAAAGAAAAGGTGGAAGCCATTTTTGTCCAGATAGGGTATACATTTGACGATAAAGCGAAAGACAATGCGCACAATAACTTGTCAGTAGAGGAAGAAGGCAACCCTGTTTTCCAAGTAGCTATTGACTATAGCCTTTCAAGTGATGGTTTACGTGTGCTTGTACCCAAAAAAGATATGATCTATCCAGAAGGCTACCGTTTTATGAAAATTGAAGTACTGCCTTATTTTGGTGCTCAAGATATGGATGCATCAGGGTATATGTTTGTACCAGATGGATCAGGGGCTTTAATTCATCTCAATAATAATAAACAGCACTTAAGTCCTTACAACGGTAAAATATATGGGGATGATTTGGCCATTACACAAGAAGAGGCCTTTAACAAGACCCAGCAGATTTATTTACCAGTCTTTGGTATAAAAAATCAGGATAGTGGTTTTGTAGCAATTGTTGAACAGGGTGACGGCTTTGGTTATATCCACGCAGATATTAGCCAAAGAAAGAATGCCTATAACTATGTCTATAGTTCCTATAATATCTTAGAGCTGACAGAAGTTTCTTTATCTGGAAAAGAAGAAACCAGCATTAGCATGTTTCAAGAGTATCATACACCCAGTGATATATGTATTTCGTATCACATCCTAGATCATGATCATGCCACCTACTCAGGCATGGCAAATGTGGTAAGAGATTATTATGTCCACCAAGGAGACCTTCAAAAACAAGACCCATCAGAAGTATCTCTTCTTATTGATTTTCTAGGTGCTATCATGGATAAAAAGCCTATTTTAGGTGTAAGCCGTCACGTTGTTGTGCCACTGACCACATTTCGGCAAGCTCAAGACATCATGGATACAATCAGTGAATGGGAATTAGGCAACATACAAGTGAAATACACCGGTTGGATGGACTACGGCTTATATCATCCTGTAGCTAATAAAATGTCCATTGAAAGTAAGTTGGGGGGCAAGAAAGGTTTTTATAACCTGCGTGATTATCTAGAAGAAAAAGGCTACGGTTTTTACCCAGATGTTGATTTTCAAACGGTTAAACAGGATAGAAAGTTTGATGGTTTTAATGCCTATAGGGATGGTTCTAAGAATATTTCAAGAGAAGTATCAAAAGGTTACCAGTATGTGCCCAATATATTTTTACCAGAAGCTTCATTCCGTATTGTTTCACCTAAAAAATATGAGGCATACATGCAGGCCTATATGAAGGACTATAAAAAAACAAAGGTCCATAACCTGTCCCTTGCTAACATGGGTGAACAGCTTATCAGTGACTACGATGTGAAGGATATTTGGGATCGGGAAAGGGCAAAAGCGCTCATCAAGAAAAGGTTAAATGCATTGCAGGAAATGGGCTATTCTTTAATGGCATCAGGCGCTAATGGCTATACCCTTAAAAGTATGCATCACCTGTTGAATCTACCTACTGGATCCAGCAATTATCATATAGCGGATGAAAGTATTCCTTTTATTCAAATGGTGCTAAGCGGCTACAAGACTTACTATACGACGCCCATTAATTACATTGACGCCTCTTTTGATTGGATGAAATTACGCTTGATTGAAACCGGTTCATCCATCTATTATCAGCTTGGTTATGCGGAGAATAGCCGCATCAACAATGTGATGGACTACGATCATTACTATACATTTAACTATGAATTATGGATGGAAGACATCCTAGACATGCACGTATTTGTCAATGATGCTTTAAAACATACCTTAGGTCAATCCATCATCAGGCATGAGCCATTAGCAGATGATGTTGTGCGTGTCACCTATGAAAATGGCGATTACTATGTAATTAATTATGCTAAGAAACCCTATGATTATCAGGGTCAGCAAGTGGGAGCCATGAACTATGTATACGTGAAAGGAGGGTCATAAATGGGTGCAAAAGGTAACCCTCAAACCATTAAACAAGTAGGGAAAGGGCTAAGGAAAGGCATATTGACTAAGAAAAACCGAACATTAGCACAGAAGCGAGCAAAAGCCGGTTATCTCTTTGTTCTTCCTTTTATCATTGGAGGCGTGTCCTTTACGTGTATACCACTTATTCGGTCGTTTATATTCAGCTTAAGCAAATTATCCATTACGGCAACAGGCTATGACCTTCACTATGTGGGCTTTAAAAACTATGTGGACGTACTCACTGTAGATGCTTATTTTAGGGTACAATTGTTTAACAGCGTTAAGGAGATGTTATTCAACCTACCCTTAATATTAATCTTCAGTTTCTTCGCAGCATCACTGCTTAATCAAAAGTTTAAAGGCAGAACCTTAGCAAGAGCGTTCTTTTTCTTACCGGTTATTCTGGCTTCAGGAGCCATACTGACCTCGGATACGTCAAGCATTATTATGCAGCAGATTACAGGTAGTGGTCAATCCGCAGCAGAAGCCAGTGATAGCATGTTTACGTCCAATGCCATTTACATGTTTTTGTATAATTCAGGTGTCAGTGAAGCTTACACACAATATATCGTTTCAGCTATTGATAGAATATACGACATTGTTTTATTTTCAGGTGTTCAAATCCTTGTGTTTCTAGCAGGCTTACAATCCATTTCACCGGATTACTATGAAGCATCCATGATTGAAGGTGCTACCAAATGGGAGAACTTTTGGAAAATAACCTTCCCTATGGTTAGTCCCATGATTTTAGTGAATACCATCTATACCATTATTGATTCTTTTGTCAGTGAGCAGAATGAACTTATTGAGCGCATCAATACGGTCATGTACACCAACTTTAAATTTGGATTTGGTTCTGCCATGGCATGGGTATATTTTATCGTTGTTTTTATCATTCTAGCTATTGTTACACGGGTAATTTCCAAACGGGTATTCTATTATGATTGATGAGGTGACAAAATTGAAAACAAGTGAATATGAAACATTAAAGGAAAACATGAGGCATCGGGGATATGTCCTTTCACGAAAACTAATGAAGGGGTTATGGAGCTTAATTCGTAGTGTTCTCATTATCGGTATTTGTTTTGTGATCATTTATCCCTTATTATCCAAAATCAGCGTATCCTTTATGGAAGAAATTGATTTTTATGATGCATCGGTTAAGTATATACCCAGGCATTTTACATGGAACAATTATGTGGAGGCATTTCAAGGGATTAAGTTTCCAGAAACATTTAGGAACACCATATTTCTCTCTTTGGTTACCAGTATTTTTCATATGGCATCCTGTACATTTGTTGCTTATGGATTTGCAAGGTTCCAATTCAAGTGGAAGAAGGTATTGCTTGCATTAGTTGTCATTAGCATTGTCATTCCGCCACAAGTCACCATGGTGTCTAACTATATTAACTTTAAGTATTTTGATATCTTTGGTATTTATAAACTCATAACAGGCAATCAAGGTATTAATCTATTGAACTCCTTTGCACCATTTTTTATACTGGGTATTACAGCTTCTGGTATTAAAAATGGTTTGTATATCTTTTTAATGATTCAGTATTTCAGAGGTATGCCAAAGGCATTGGATGAAGCAGCCTATATTGATGGTGCCAGCTTTTTCCAAGTGTTTCGATACATTATGTTACCAGGTGCTATTCCCATGATGGCAACCGTATTCCTATTTTCTTTTGTGTGGCAGTATAATGATGTCTATTATGCAACCATCCTGTTTACAGAGCTTCAAGTGTTCTCAACGTCTATTCAAGGCTTGGCCCGTACCACATTATGGGATGTGACCAGTAGTATTGGGAGTGAGTCCAATATGGCTTATCAAGCACTGATTCGCTCAGCGGCAACAGTGATGGTCATTGCACCTTTAATTGTACTCTATACCTTTACACAGAAATTATTTGTTGAAAGTGTCAGTCGAAGTGGTTTGAAGCTGTAAGGCTGAGTGAATGCTATAGGGAGGTCTCGTCATGAATGGTTTATGGATGAAAAAAGGCATGAGAATATGCACGGTCATGGTCCTTTTATTTAGTATACTTAATACCCATGCAATAAGAGCAAAGAGTAAAACAGAGGAGGTTAACATGGAATTATATGTATCCTTACAAGGTAGTGACAAAGATGATGGCTCAATGAATCGACCTTTTAGAACCATCATGAAGGCACAAAAAGTCATACAAGACATGAATGCAATTCCTAAGGGTGGTATTACCGTCTATATTCGAGAAGGTGTTTATTCTATTGACGATACCTTGTCGTTTACTAGGAAGGATTCTGGTGAACAAGATGCCCCCATTACCTACCAGAATTATAAAGATGAACATGTTTGTATTTCAGGAGGTGTACGCTTAAAGAAAAGTGATTTTACCAGAGTAAATGATGAAGGGATATTGAACCGACTATGGGATGAAAAAGTAAAAGACAAACTGTTACAAGTAGATTTAGATGCAGCGGGTATTGAAGATTATGGTCATCTATCCAGAAGAGGTTACGTGCACAATGATGCACAGCAGGTGACCCAAATGGAGCTGTTTGTTGAAGAACAGCGTATGACCCTAAGCAGATGGCCTAATTATGAGAAAATGCTATGGACATCTATTGTGGATCAAGGACATATACTTAGTCAGGGACAAGATGTGTTGGGGGGACCTACCCTTGCATTTGACAAGACCTTTGAGCGAAGCAAAAAGTGGATGAACAGGGAGGATATATGGATGGATGGTATCCTTTCCTATGACTGGGTTTGGGGATATAACCGTATCCAACATATGGACAGTGAAAAGCGACAGGTGACATTAACCTATGGTACACAAGATGGTGTCTTTGATTGGGGAGAAACACGCGGTGTATTTTTTCAAAACATATTAGAAGAAATCGATATGCCAGGTGAGTATTATATAGATAGAGATGCAAAAAAACTTTACTATTATCCCACAACAGCCTTTCAAGAATCCCCTGACCCTGAGATTCTTCTTAGCCATGCCAATAAACCCTTGTTAAGTCTTAAGAATTGTGCTTACATGAACTTTAAGGGTATTGTATTTGACGGTACACGAAGTGATGGTATAGTATGTCATGAGGGCGATAACCATCATATCACATTTGAGGGAATAACTGTTAAGCATATCGGTCAAACAGGTATTGTGCTTCATGGCACAGATATAAAAGTATTGGATTCGGATATCTATAATCTTGGTTCCGCCGGGGTAAGGGTTAACGGTGGCGATAAAAAGACGTTGACATCAAGTCATAATACCATTACAAACTGCCATATCTATAACGTTGGACAGATTCGTAAGGGGTATAACCCGGCTTTAAGTATGGATGGTGTTGGGGTGGTTGTAAGCCATAACCTGATCCACGATACGCCCCATATGGCCATTACAGTAAGGGGTAATGATCACTTCATCGCATATAATGAATGCTATAATATTTCACAGATATTTAGAGACATGGGTATTATTTATATGAATCTTGGAGCACGGCCCTATGAGCGTGGCACGCATATTTATCGTAATTATTTCCATGATTATTGGTCCATTAATGATGAACATGATGATAATAATGGTGTGTATCTGGACAATGGCACCCAAGGGGTCTTGATTAATGAAAACATTTTTTATCGAAGCGATGTGGTTGGCATTTTTACCCATGGTGGAGGTTTTAATACCATGAAAAACAACCTGTTTATCGATGTTTCAGGACCTTATCGGGATGTAAACTTTATGCAGACAGGATGGGGATATTGGATTATCCGTAACACGGTAAAACAGTGGGCTGAGCAAAAAGCAACCATGGATTTTGCATCCATGCCCCATGCTAAATACGACCGTTTGGTGGCCTTCTATAACTTTGATGATACCTATGTCTCAGAGATGATGAGTCTGGATAGTGCAGAAGATGATCGGCCTTGGAACAAATTTGGGGGCACCATGCAAAACGCTCAACCAGACAATGTATTCAAGGATAATGTGATCTATAACCATAACAACCCAATGCTCTCACGACATGAAGAGGGTATTTGGCGAAATACAGGCCACGGGACCTTTAGTGCTGTTGTTAGTGATGGTAATGTGGTCATGGATGAAAACCCAGGTTTTGTTGATTATGACAACGATGATTTTACCCTAAAACCAGATGCTAAGGTCCATACACTCATGGATAATTTTCCTAATATTCCATTTCACGAGATGGGTTTATATGTCAATGAAAATAGACCTTCTCTGCCAGCATCAACCGTTGGAAAAGTGAAACTTATTGTAAGTGGCCATAAGAAAAAAGAAACCGTGATTCTAAAAGAAGGTGACACATTTTTGGTATCCAGTGAAGTGTTACCAAAACCATCAGTTGGGGAAAAGCCATTGATTATCTATCGCTCATCCAATGAAACCATAGCCGTTGTTGATGCAGGGGGTAAGGTAACGGGATTAAGTCCAGGATTCGTGGAAATAACAGCACATAGCGCCAATAATATGGGTATTTACGATGGGCATATGTTCCGAGTAGACAAAGATATTCAGAAAGAAAATGAAGACCTTAATGATGCAGATAGTCGAG is drawn from Vallitalea pronyensis and contains these coding sequences:
- a CDS encoding right-handed parallel beta-helix repeat-containing protein, which produces MNGLWMKKGMRICTVMVLLFSILNTHAIRAKSKTEEVNMELYVSLQGSDKDDGSMNRPFRTIMKAQKVIQDMNAIPKGGITVYIREGVYSIDDTLSFTRKDSGEQDAPITYQNYKDEHVCISGGVRLKKSDFTRVNDEGILNRLWDEKVKDKLLQVDLDAAGIEDYGHLSRRGYVHNDAQQVTQMELFVEEQRMTLSRWPNYEKMLWTSIVDQGHILSQGQDVLGGPTLAFDKTFERSKKWMNREDIWMDGILSYDWVWGYNRIQHMDSEKRQVTLTYGTQDGVFDWGETRGVFFQNILEEIDMPGEYYIDRDAKKLYYYPTTAFQESPDPEILLSHANKPLLSLKNCAYMNFKGIVFDGTRSDGIVCHEGDNHHITFEGITVKHIGQTGIVLHGTDIKVLDSDIYNLGSAGVRVNGGDKKTLTSSHNTITNCHIYNVGQIRKGYNPALSMDGVGVVVSHNLIHDTPHMAITVRGNDHFIAYNECYNISQIFRDMGIIYMNLGARPYERGTHIYRNYFHDYWSINDEHDDNNGVYLDNGTQGVLINENIFYRSDVVGIFTHGGGFNTMKNNLFIDVSGPYRDVNFMQTGWGYWIIRNTVKQWAEQKATMDFASMPHAKYDRLVAFYNFDDTYVSEMMSLDSAEDDRPWNKFGGTMQNAQPDNVFKDNVIYNHNNPMLSRHEEGIWRNTGHGTFSAVVSDGNVVMDENPGFVDYDNDDFTLKPDAKVHTLMDNFPNIPFHEMGLYVNENRPSLPASTVGKVKLIVSGHKKKETVILKEGDTFLVSSEVLPKPSVGEKPLIIYRSSNETIAVVDAGGKVTGLSPGFVEITAHSANNMGIYDGHMFRVDKDIQKENEDLNDADSRETTMTSTHEKMDVMSQDRESSVDASNEKKTGFTGTMVSLGILLTIITGGVIFLKRRK